The genomic interval TTACCActgctttctctcatcCCTCAAGCGCCTGTACCTTACCTCTCACTTCCTTGCTGTTTACATAACCTCGATTCGCCATTTTCACTGCTCGATTTTGAACCGCCGTCTCATCCCCATGCACCTGTACAAGGGTACGATGCCAATTTGGACGAACAAAAAGGGCTATATAAGTCGTACCTCATCTGGCTGGGCTGGATAGGTGTGAACTGTGGGTGGGACTGGAAAGCTGAGAGGATTAGAGGAGAGCTAAAGGGTTGGGGAATTGTTGGTATGTTTTGTGCTCCGTTGCATCTAGCAAGCTAAGTTGTACAACTCAGCAAGGAATCGTTGGCCAGGggcaaaagatgacatCGAATGCCGCATATGGGCTTTGAGAGAGGTTAATCGTGTGCGGCATAGAGAGATGTTcaagataaagagaaaaggtgatgATCATTGAAGACGTAAATATGTGTATGTCTTTTacattttccttttcaaaacgTGTTGAAAAGCTTTGGCTTTGAATTCTTCTGATGTTGAGATAGTGAAGCGTCGCTACAGTTACCCCTGTTTCAACAATATCCCCTCCATCCAACCGTTctcacttttctttctcagctATCCAATACTCAACAGCCCATACCGATTCTGACCTCTTGAATTGTTGCCCTCTTATTCGCTTCTTTGTATACTGCTCTCTATCCTTCAGATGCTGATTCTTCAACCAGAATAGCCCCTATTTCAAAAAATGCCAAACCTTTATCCACACGTCCgtgaatatcttttcattcacaTAATAGAATATATTTAAAAAtgatattcttcttttatagGCATAAAATATGACTGATCATACAATGACAatatattacgtaatgaaTACCCAATGTCCCTTCCTCTTTACTTtatttttccatctttcgTATCTCTTCAGTATATAAATACTTTGCAAAATGTTGAGAACAACACTCGCCTCGTTTCGACCATCTATAAGCAGAAGACCTCTCAATGCTTCCATCACCCTCTCCCTCCGATAcacctcgtcttcttccccTCTGTCACCTTCCAACGAGCCCACCTCGTCTCATACTCGGCCCTCACACTCGACTCCTTCCGGGCCGCTACCGCTAACATGGCCCACCTACTTGAACCTGCGCCGTCAGCGACGACTTTGGTCGACTTTTACTACCGTTCCGACTACCTTTCTTGGACTTTTTCTTGGTGGAGGGTATTTTGCGAGTTTGGAGGCTGATCCTACTCAATTGATCTTTGGGATTGAGCCCATGTAAGCTTTTGTACG from Cryptococcus depauperatus CBS 7841 chromosome 6, complete sequence carries:
- a CDS encoding presequence translocated-associated motor subunit PAM17, mitochondrial; translation: MLRTTLASFRPSISRRPLNASITLSLRYTSSSSPLSPSNEPTSSHTRPSHSTPSGPLPLTWPTYLNLRRQRRLWSTFTTVPTTFLGLFLGGGYFASLEADPTQLIFGIEPMFVYGGATLGCMALGYLIGPTVGSSIFSLTHPSLSRGNPASLEVMDREFFNRIKANRADPRFQSVQNIVPDFYGEKIVSLSTYRRWLRDQAAYKKKAMHGVPGEEE